GCCAGGGCGTGTTCTATCGGTATGCCGAGGTGATCGCGTATCACCGAAGGCGCGGCGCCCGTGCCGCCGCGGAAGCCGTCGAGGTAGACTATGTCCGCCCCGGCGCGGACGATGCCGGAGACGATGGCCGCAACGTTATGCACGGTCGCTATCTTGACGGAGACGGGCTTATAGCCGGTGGCCTCCTTTATGGCGTATATGAGCTGCCTCAGATCCTCTATCGAGTATATGTCGTGCTGCGGGGCGGGGGAGAGGGCGTCCGTCCCGACGGGTATCATCCTCGTGCTGGCCACCTGGAGCGGTATCTTCTCTCCGGGCAGGTGCCCGCCTATGCCGGGCTTCGCCCCCTGGCCTATCTTTATCTCCACGGCCACGCCGGCGTTCAGGTAGTCCGGGTTCACGCCGAACCTTCCGGATGCTACCTGCACGATAATGTTATCCCTGTAGGGATATATGTCCTTATGGAGCCCGCCCTCGCCGGTATTCATCGTAATGCCGCATTCCTTGGCGGCCATGGCGAGCACCTTCTGCGCGTTAAGGCTTATCGAGCCGAAGCTCATCGGAGAGAACATAAACGGCGCCGAGAGCTTTATCTGCGGCGGCATCTTCGTCTTGAGCTCGAGCTTGCCGTCCTTCCCCCTCTTAAACTCCAGCTTCGAGGGCTTCTTGCCGAGATAGGTCCGGAGCTCCATCGGCTCCCTAAGCGGGTCTATGGAGGGGTTCGTGACCTGGCAGGCGTCCAAGAGCAGGTGGTCGAAGAGTATCGGGTAGGGCAGGTCGCTCCCCATGCCCGTAAGCGGAATGCCGCCGGTCTCGGCCTGCTTCTTCAGATTTCTTATGTTGTAAAAACCCCAGTTGTTGTTCTGCTTGAACTTGACCGGGTTATCGAGTATCTGGATGGCCTCCTCCGGGCAGTAGTGGTAGCAGCGCAGACACTTGACGCACTTGTTGGTGTCTATCAAGACCTTGTCCCCGCCCCAGGAGTACACGCCCCAGCCGCAGTTCTGGATACACCTCTTGCACTTGATGCACTTTACCCGGTCTATGTTCGCAAGGAACTCCGGTATTGTCTGGCTCTTGAACATCCGTCTCTCTCCTTAATAAAAACCCTTTACGTCACGATGCGGCGTCTAACCCTCGAGCTCCACTATGACGGGCTCGCCGGCCCTCGGCGCCCAGCACTTGTCCGGCTTCGGGCATATCTCCCTTATGGCGCTCTCCTCGCTGGACATGTAGACCAGGTCGTCCTTGGTGGCGACGACCAGCGGCCGGAGTTTTATCCTGTCGTTAATACCTACGAGCCCGTTACTGTGTCCGAAGAGCAGCGAAAACGGCCCGTTAAGGAGCGCGCTCCCGTAGGTCATCCTGAGTGCCGTAAGCGCCTCTCCGGTTTTCCCGCCGTCCTCGTCTATATCCTTCCAGAAAGGTGCGGCCAGTACGGTGCAGGCCGTGGCCGTATCGAGCCCGTGCTTCCTTATAAGGAGGTCCAGCAGATAGGCCGCGACCTCGGTATCGGTAAGGAGCGTCAGCTTGTAGCCGAACATCTCGAGGTAACGCTTATTTATGCCGTAGGAGGATATCTCCCCGTTATGCACGATAGACCAGTCAAGGAGCGTAAAGGGGTGCGCCCCGCCCCACCAGCCCGGCGTGTTCGTCGGGAAGCGGGTGTGGCCGGTCCATATATGGCCCTCGTACTCCTCGAGCTTGAAGAAGTCGGCTATGTCCCGTGGGTTGCCCACGCCCTTGAAGACCCCCATGTTCCTGCCGGAGCTGAATATGTAGGCGCCCTCTATCTCGGAGTTGACCTTCATGACGGTCCTTACCACGAAGTCGTCCTCGGTTATGTCTCCGGCAAGCCTGTCCTTCGCGGGCTTTGCGAAGTAGCGCACCATGAGCGGGCTTATGGTAATGGCCTCCACCGGGGAGGTCGGTATCTCCTCTATCTTCTCGATCTTATAGTTGTCCTTCAGGTACTCCTCGACCTCCATCCGGCTCTCCGGGTAGTCGTACATTACGTGGAAGGCGAAGAGGTCCTCGAACTCGGGGTATATGCCGTAGGCGGCGAAGCCCGCGCCGAGGCCGTTGCCCCTGTCGTTCATGAGGCAGAGCGAGTTCTTTATATGCTCCCCGCCGAGCCTCTTGCGCTTCTTGCTTATTATCCCGCTAAGGCCGCAGCCCGAGATGTCTTTCTGAAAATTATGATCCACCGTCTCGTCTCCTTACGTCGTTTCACCGTGGCGGCCGTTACTCCGCCGGTGTGCCTTCCCGCCCTTTCGCCTCCCTGTACACCCCGAGGAGTTTCAGGAACTCCTCCTTGCCGCTCGCTCCGGGCTCGGGAAGCGAGAGCTTCTTCCTGGCGGGCATAATGGGCTCTCCGAGCCTGCCGGTCTTTACGAACATGTCCCAGCCGCGCTTTACCTGCGGCGGGGTAACACCCCTCTTGGCCGCGAGCGTCCTGAGCGCGGTCATGGCGTTCTCGAAGCCGTAGTGCTGAAAG
This window of the Thermodesulfobacteriota bacterium genome carries:
- a CDS encoding 4Fe-4S dicluster domain-containing protein; amino-acid sequence: MLDTHLDFKLLEMCARCEACYHICPSSLNIEGYDPRAVIKDILAGDYEKWITSKHIWQCLECHHCLEICFQHYGFENAMTALRTLAAKRGVTPPQVKRGWDMFVKTGRLGEPIMPARKKLSLPEPGASGKEEFLKLLGVYREAKGREGTPAE
- a CDS encoding glutamine amidotransferase family protein; translated protein: MDHNFQKDISGCGLSGIISKKRKRLGGEHIKNSLCLMNDRGNGLGAGFAAYGIYPEFEDLFAFHVMYDYPESRMEVEEYLKDNYKIEKIEEIPTSPVEAITISPLMVRYFAKPAKDRLAGDITEDDFVVRTVMKVNSEIEGAYIFSSGRNMGVFKGVGNPRDIADFFKLEEYEGHIWTGHTRFPTNTPGWWGGAHPFTLLDWSIVHNGEISSYGINKRYLEMFGYKLTLLTDTEVAAYLLDLLIRKHGLDTATACTVLAAPFWKDIDEDGGKTGEALTALRMTYGSALLNGPFSLLFGHSNGLVGINDRIKLRPLVVATKDDLVYMSSEESAIREICPKPDKCWAPRAGEPVIVELEG
- a CDS encoding glutamate synthase-related protein, whose protein sequence is MFKSQTIPEFLANIDRVKCIKCKRCIQNCGWGVYSWGGDKVLIDTNKCVKCLRCYHYCPEEAIQILDNPVKFKQNNNWGFYNIRNLKKQAETGGIPLTGMGSDLPYPILFDHLLLDACQVTNPSIDPLREPMELRTYLGKKPSKLEFKRGKDGKLELKTKMPPQIKLSAPFMFSPMSFGSISLNAQKVLAMAAKECGITMNTGEGGLHKDIYPYRDNIIVQVASGRFGVNPDYLNAGVAVEIKIGQGAKPGIGGHLPGEKIPLQVASTRMIPVGTDALSPAPQHDIYSIEDLRQLIYAIKEATGYKPVSVKIATVHNVAAIVSGIVRAGADIVYLDGFRGGTGAAPSVIRDHLGIPIEHALAAVDDRLRQEGIRNEASIVAAGGIRSSADAAKAIALGADAVSLGTAALIAMGCTICGKCYTGNCSWGITSQRPELTVRLDPEVYAERLINLIRGWEHELKEILGALGVNAVESLRGSRERLRGVGLDAQTLDILGVKPAGR